Sequence from the Deltaproteobacteria bacterium genome:
ACGTTCTTGCCGAAATACCGGCCGGGGCCCAGTTCCAGCGGGCGGCCGCGCTCGTCCTTGAGCGGCTTGCCTCCCTGGCTGAGACGAACCGAGCCTTCCTGGATGATGTAGATATTCTGCGCCTTGGCGACTTCCGTCTCGCCGACGATCGTCTGGCGGGGCTTGAAGACCAGCGTTTCGGCGACGAGCGAGATCCGGTGGATCGCCGAGGCATCCAGCCCGGCGAACAGCTCCACTTCCTTGATCGCCTTGCGGTGGGCCCAGAGCTTCATGAATGTCTGTTCGAGCCCGTTTTCCGCCACGAACTCCATGAAGAGATCGCCTGGCAGCTCGAACACCGTCGAGGCCGACGCCGCCGTCACCGAGGCGGTGCGCTCCATCTGCTGGAGGATGGCGATTTCGCCGAAGAAGTCGCCGCGCTCCAGCTCGGCCACCCGCGTGCCGGCGACGGTCACGTCGAATGAACCCGCAAGCACGAAATAGAACGTGTCCCCGCGGGTTCCCTCACGAACGATGGTCTCCCCCTTCTGCACGTTCCGGACGGTCCCGCGGGTCAGGATGATGTCGATCCAGTAGCGGTTACGGATATCGAACAGCTTGAGCGATTCCAGAATACCAAGGACATGGAACGGGTGCACCGTATCGGCCGGAACCACCTGGAACGAATCGCCGGGCCGGGCGACAACCGAATTGGGCCCGAGTTTCCCGTCATAGGTGGACCGGTGCGTGACCACCAGCTTCTGGTCGGAACCGGCGAAATCCTTGGGATCGAGATGAATGGGCTCCCCGCCGCCATCCATCACCAGAAGATCGTACCGCTTGCCAAGGAAGCTCTTGAGCTGGTCCCGGCGGGCAGCCTCCAGGAGCCCCTTCCCGTGCATCTCGTCCAGGCCCCGGTGGTGAAGCGTGTCGCCGGAGATATAGACGCTATGCAGCTTGCCGTCCTTGTCGCGGACCGACATCTCGGCGCCGAGCGCGGGGATCGAATGGACCCCGTAGAAGAACCGGAAATCGACGCCGAAAAGCCGCACCGGCTCGTCCACCGGCACCGGCATGAAGTCCATGTAGTCGCGGATCGAACCGGGGCTCTCGCCCAGGATCGCGCCCATCTTGATGAGCAGGCATTCGAATATCTCCGGCGTGGAGATGACGAGCGGCCGGTGCTTGTCGAGCAGGAACTCCAGGAAGTTCAGGTGGTCGTCGTGGACATGGGTGACGATGATTGCCTTGACCGACTCCTTCGAAACCCCGCGCTGCTTGAGCTGGTGGTGAGTGAATGCCGGGCAGTCCCACAGGACGGCCACGCCGGACAGCCACAGCAGATAGCAGGTCGTCGGGAAGTTCGGGTCGAACCCATTGGAGGCGCCCAGAAGGTCCACGGCCAGGATCGATGGCAACTGCGCGCTCTGGGCGATGGGCGTCGAATAGGGCGGTTCGATGGGCTGGTCGAGCGGTATCTCGACCGTTTCGATCACATCGCGGCCGTCCTCGGCGCCGAGCAGCGCGAACCGGTCGTCGCCGAGCTTTCTCACGTAGAGGGGATTGTCCTCGTCATCGATCAGCAACGCGGCGTGGGAACCCTGGAATTCGACGAAATCAATGAAATCGTCGATCTGCCGGATGGAACCGTCGGCATGCTTGACGGCCAGATAGTCCAGATCGGCCCGGAGGTATTTCCGCACCGAAGGCGGAACCTTCCAGGCTCGCATCTCCTCGTCCGTCGGCCCCAGCAGCGTGATCCTGAGCATTTCACGGATGCGGTTGCATTGAGACCGGGTTCCGTAAATGCGCATTTTCCGGCCGCTCGCCAGCGCGCCCTGCACGAACACGAAGTGGTAAAACGGGAACTCGACCGCGACGAGCGAGGAGCCGTCCTTGTGGAAGGTGTCCGGCAGCACGATCGCCGACGGCATGGTCAGCTTTTTCTGGAGGATTACCTTGAGAATCTCGTTCGGGCATCCGAACAAGACGGTGAGGTCACCCCTTTTGAGGTGAACACATCCCGGTGCAACATTCGTCAACTGCATCTGTTTCCCGCCTGTTCCCGCAGCACGGCACAATCCCTGTCAGGGGCAACCGGGCCCCAGTAAGGGAAGGACAGAAGAACACCACAACCGAAACGCCCCGTCTGGAACCACCTTCCAGACAGGCCTACAGTAGGGGCGAAGGACCAGAACGCA
This genomic interval carries:
- a CDS encoding cyclic nucleotide-binding domain-containing protein translates to MTNVAPGCVHLKRGDLTVLFGCPNEILKVILQKKLTMPSAIVLPDTFHKDGSSLVAVEFPFYHFVFVQGALASGRKMRIYGTRSQCNRIREMLRITLLGPTDEEMRAWKVPPSVRKYLRADLDYLAVKHADGSIRQIDDFIDFVEFQGSHAALLIDDEDNPLYVRKLGDDRFALLGAEDGRDVIETVEIPLDQPIEPPYSTPIAQSAQLPSILAVDLLGASNGFDPNFPTTCYLLWLSGVAVLWDCPAFTHHQLKQRGVSKESVKAIIVTHVHDDHLNFLEFLLDKHRPLVISTPEIFECLLIKMGAILGESPGSIRDYMDFMPVPVDEPVRLFGVDFRFFYGVHSIPALGAEMSVRDKDGKLHSVYISGDTLHHRGLDEMHGKGLLEAARRDQLKSFLGKRYDLLVMDGGGEPIHLDPKDFAGSDQKLVVTHRSTYDGKLGPNSVVARPGDSFQVVPADTVHPFHVLGILESLKLFDIRNRYWIDIILTRGTVRNVQKGETIVREGTRGDTFYFVLAGSFDVTVAGTRVAELERGDFFGEIAILQQMERTASVTAASASTVFELPGDLFMEFVAENGLEQTFMKLWAHRKAIKEVELFAGLDASAIHRISLVAETLVFKPRQTIVGETEVAKAQNIYIIQEGSVRLSQGGKPLKDERGRPLELGPGRYFGKNVRIAGVQLARYRATTEGGCRVLVISRDKLRALEQEMPVIRHRIRLVMGNETAGVRKTARNGAAPRRAASARR